Proteins from one Bos taurus isolate L1 Dominette 01449 registration number 42190680 breed Hereford chromosome 7, ARS-UCD2.0, whole genome shotgun sequence genomic window:
- the OR2H10 gene encoding olfactory receptor family 2 subfamily H member 10: MTLFVTVSISYMVTLMGNTTIILLFHLDPHLHTPMYFFLTNLSLLDLCFTTSCIPQMLVHLRGPDKTISYLGCAVQLYIFLGLGAAECVLLLVMAFDRYVAVCRPLHYTVIMQPRVCHKLAFLVWTSGIFGTLVQSPTTMKLPFCHHHRVDDFVCEVPALIRLACGDTHSNELQISVIGSVFLMVPLLLILISYGHIARTVLAIQSHEGRRKAFQTCSSHLVVVFLFYCTVTAVYIQPRSHFSQKGGKFLTLFYTVVTPTLNPLIYTLRNKDMKGALKRLFGKDRTSNVQ; this comes from the coding sequence ATGACCCTTTTTGTGACTGTGTCTATCTCTTACATGGTCACCCTAATGGGCAACACCACAATCATACTTCTGTTCCACCTAgacccccacctccacacccccatgtacttcttcctcaccAACCTCTCCCTCCTGGACCTCTGTTTCACCACCAGCTGCATTCCCCAGATGCTAGTCCATCTCAGGGGCCCAGACAAGACCATCAGCTACCTGGGATGTGCAGTCCAGCTCTATATCTTCTTGGGACTGGGAGCTGCtgagtgtgtgctgctgctggtCATGGCCTTCGACAGATATGTGGCAGTATGCCGACCCCTACACTATACAGTCATCATGCAGCCTCGAGTGTGTCACAAGCTAGCATTTTTGGTCTGGACAAGTGGGATATTTGGCACCTTGGTGCAGTCACCCACCACCATGAAGCTCCCCTTTTGCCATCATCACCGGGTGGATGACTTTGTCTGTGAAGTCCCTGCACTGATCCGTCTGGCCTGTGGGGACACACATTCCAATGAGCTCCAGATTTCTGTTATTGGCTCTGTTTTCCTGATGGTGCCACTCCTGCTCATCCTTATCTCCTATGGTCACATTGCCCGGACAGTGTTGGCCATCCAGTCCCATGAAGGGAGGAGGAAGGCCTTCCAAACCTGTTCCTCTCACCTGGTGgttgttttcctcttctactgcACAGTCACTGCTGTCTACATCCAGCCCCGAAGCCATTTTTCCCAGAAGGGAGGAAAGTTTCTAACTCTTTTCTACACTGTGGTGACCCCCACTCTCAACCCTCTCATCTATACCTTGAGGAACAAGGACATGAAGGGGGCTCTCAAGAGGCTATTTGGGAAAGACAGAACATCCAATGTGCAGTAA